Proteins encoded in a region of the Candidatus Korarchaeota archaeon NZ13-K genome:
- a CDS encoding pyridoxamine 5'-phosphate oxidase family protein — protein sequence MRRRDKEIGDFGEIEDVMRRALVCRVAMCDNGVPYCVPVSFGYCDGRIYIHSAKEGRKIEVLRTNRLVCFELEVDVKLIRTGSRPCDWTMGYRSVIGLAEAHFVTDREEKRRALSCIVRHYSGEDHDFSEEELESVEVIRLDIIEVSGKRSPRP from the coding sequence ATGAGGCGCAGGGATAAGGAGATCGGGGATTTCGGGGAGATAGAGGATGTGATGAGGAGAGCACTCGTCTGCAGAGTTGCAATGTGCGATAACGGTGTTCCGTATTGCGTCCCCGTGAGCTTCGGCTACTGCGATGGGAGGATATACATACACTCCGCTAAGGAGGGGAGGAAGATAGAGGTTCTCAGGACCAACAGGCTTGTCTGCTTCGAGTTAGAAGTCGATGTGAAGCTGATTAGGACTGGAAGCAGGCCCTGCGACTGGACCATGGGGTACAGGAGTGTGATAGGATTGGCTGAAGCCCACTTCGTGACGGACAGGGAGGAGAAGAGGAGGGCTTTGAGCTGCATAGTCAGGCACTACTCCGGGGAGGATCATGATTTCTCCGAGGAGGAGCTCGAGAGCGTTGAGGTGATAAGGCTCGATATCATTGAGGTGAGCGGGAAGAGGTCCCCCAGACCTTGA
- a CDS encoding prepilin peptidase, whose protein sequence is MMPRGGRMLPYLSELAALSTLAVASLHDVRSRMVPDWVWLPGSILGVAIKLLDPGGTLQFIIRYWPFLLLLSLMLIMEWFLSLSGQADVLAYLTLSLLLTGNCTFPDALLVYLLSKVLIALMIPCQFLVNFFRIIGNRGLMDGFDEPLWRKILAMMLLSPYDRRIARCASTAEVSVDGRRRFVLRAALRISCDDPPEEGKWIAPAYPAMPFIFAATLLVISPLGMTLKC, encoded by the coding sequence ATGATGCCTAGAGGGGGGAGGATGCTCCCTTACCTTAGCGAGCTCGCGGCCTTATCGACGCTCGCCGTGGCCAGCCTCCACGACGTCAGGAGCAGGATGGTACCAGATTGGGTCTGGCTGCCGGGCTCGATCTTGGGTGTCGCGATTAAGCTCCTGGATCCGGGTGGAACTCTCCAGTTCATAATCAGATACTGGCCCTTCCTGCTGCTCCTCTCCCTGATGCTCATCATGGAGTGGTTCCTCTCCCTCTCCGGTCAGGCGGATGTGCTGGCATACCTCACCCTCTCGCTACTGCTGACCGGAAATTGCACGTTTCCGGACGCCCTCCTGGTGTACCTGCTCTCGAAGGTCCTCATAGCCCTCATGATCCCCTGCCAGTTTCTGGTAAATTTCTTCAGGATAATCGGGAATAGAGGGCTAATGGATGGATTCGATGAGCCACTCTGGAGGAAGATATTAGCGATGATGCTGCTCTCCCCTTACGACAGGAGGATCGCGAGATGCGCGAGCACTGCTGAGGTGAGCGTCGACGGGAGGAGGAGGTTCGTGCTTAGGGCCGCCCTGAGGATCTCCTGCGACGATCCCCCGGAGGAGGGGAAGTGGATCGCCCCAGCGTATCCGGCTATGCCCTTCATATTTGCGGCCACGCTCCTAGTAATCTCACCGCTGGGAATGACGCTCAAATGCTGA